CCTGACAGTAGCTGCGCCCTGGTTCACCTGTGATCCATGGTCAACGTAAGCGTGCCCTTGTGGCGTTAGTTGTACCTAGAAGTTGTCGCCGTTGGGGACGTTGGCGAGGCTCGGCCGCGGTTCGAAAGAGATCTCGGCTTCATGTATATCCAGCGCCCAGCCTGGCGTGGGGGATAAGCTGGGGCCCTCTCCTTGTGCGTGCCTCAGGTTCATCGCGACGGGGACGTAGGCTCTCGGGCTGGCCGCGCCAGAGCCATCGCCCGGCTGCCTCACGTTCCCGTCTTCTTCTGTCGCCCTCTGGTCCTGTTGACCAGGGGTCGGCGCTCCAGCGCGGCCCCTGGTGATGCCGCCCGAAGCGGCCCCACACTGAGGTGGCATGCTCGGAGGGGTGCAGGCTGCTCCATGGGGCTGGCCGACGCCGAGAGGCTCTTCAGGGGCCCTGGGAGGGGGTGCACAGTTGTGGCAGGGATGGGCGCGCGCCCCTACCACAGCCTGCAACGTGGGCAGGGTGTAGAACAGCGCCGCACCCCTGCACACCGCATCCATCAGCTCGACAACCCGCTCCAGCAGGGCGTCGTGGCCGCTCTCTAGTAGCCTGCACCTCAAGAGCTCCCGAGCCACGATAACCGTAGCCCGCATGTTCGCATGCTCCCTGCGTGTGTGTGGCGCGGTCACCGCGGCGTAGCTTGTAGATCACACAGCGGCGCGGTTGCGGTGCAGTGCCAAAGGGGAAGGCTGCGCCCCGCACCCCCCGCGGGCGGCCACCCCGGGCGGTGCACGGGCCGCGAGCAGAGCGGAGTGAAGGCCCTCCTCATCAGCGGGCGTCAACGTGGAGGCCGAACAACCCAGTGCTCAACATGCGCCCttggggcgtcggccatggcgtaggTGGAGCGGTGGATGACCGATCGATGAAAGAGAAGATTcgacgcacccctacttggcgcgccaaatgtcggattacaggttccgcaaacccttgaaaggttcgaactttggggtgcgtgcggaaatctcaacctacccaacctgcctactcgcgatcctcctaagcctagcacgacGAGCTCGAAGGAAcaaagacacaacagtttatcctggttcaggccaccttgcggtgtaataccatactccagtgttttggtggattgcctcggagggctgaggatgaactagtacagtggatgaactggcctcgggaggtgaggtgttcttgagctcaagagagctggtgaggtagtCGGGTCAGAATGGATCCCTCCCCCCTCTAtgatggtggctaagtcctatttatagtggcattggtcctcttcccaaattttggcgggaagggatcccacaactgccggatttgaaaggggacaagtagtacagcttatcctgacaaaagtagtcttcgcctgcaaaaaggccctactcgtgacgctgcggtgggctcggtgatgatctCCGTCTTGtcatcctggtggtcttggtcttgtagcacgggaatggaaacctttggctgattccatgggactccgcgcctgtggcttgcctcccttgcaccgaagaggaaactggcgctctgcgcccgctggcgcccacctggccttggtcgtcacggctcacgtcagctgagcctcgtgaggagtacattgcatagaactctctgcccctcgggagTCAGCCtaaagaggccgatcccctcgggggtcttgtcatcgcccgcctcgcgagggtcttaagctaTTGATGTagaagttgggccgtaccaggccatcgatggagccacgtggtgggccgtaggcaggcaagtctggataccccgatatccagaacgccgacaccaaCCACAAATGACGGCCTACTCCTAAATTATAGGAGTACTTAGCTAGATTGTGCGCTTCAAAATTAAACTGTCTGTGTTCATGAATAGAAGTACATGAAAGAAAAAAATCTCGAGCGGCTGATGATCTCCTTGATAACTGCACCATGCCTTCCACCCGTGAGCTGATGAATCCATAGAGATACTAAGCTCCCTCGAATTAAAGTGTTATGGTGCTTTGAGGGTTGTGGGGTCACTAGAGCCCCACGCGTAAGTGTGTgttgtttagttttatttttttttctcttttttttaatttgtttcATCTTTTTCTTCATGAGCACTTATTAAAATTTGTGTATTTCAAAAAGTAAATATATTTTAAAATTCTTAAAATTCCTTAATATTGATTAAATTTAAGGATATTTTCAAGTTCATGGTCATTTaaagtttgtgaacattttttaaaatttgaattttttttattttgcgaACATTTTTGAAACCATGAATATATTTTAAATTCATGAATGTTTCTTAAATTTATGTTTTAAAATTCACATTATTTTTTTATGTTCCTTAAACATTATGTAGTTTTTATTCGCAAAAACATTACTTAATTTAACTAACCTTTTCAAATAAAAAAATATAGGTGATTTTTTTGAGCTAGCAGTGGGGTTAGAGAAAAAAACTAAACGAGCAAGAGGAGCAGGGAGCCAAACTGAGCGAGCAAGACCTTCGTGTGATGACCCATGTGAGCGTCACTATAGCAATTCCATGGATTTAGCGTGAAATAAGAACTCTCAAGAGGATCAAACAATCACCACCGGGCTGACACCAAGGCCAAAATGTGCAAAGACTTCACAACTACACATCAGATAACTCCTCTCTTCTCTTTGAAAAAAAACTCCAACATCAACCCAACACGATATATGAACAAAAGAACACCACCAATAAAAAATTGAAACACAAAGACAACACAGATAAAAGCACAACAAAACAACTGACCATAATAATCTATAGATAAAAAAAATTTAATTTCACGTGTGAAGAACGGCGCGGTGTAGCGCGCATTAGCCTCTAGTATTGTTAATTATTCCCAAGAAATCCGAGGCGACGTGAAGATGTTGGATGCCCTGATCCTCAGTGAGGGCAAGAGCTTCCCTCACCCCATATGCTTCCAAAGTCGCTGGGTCATTCATACAAGAAACTAACGTCGAGGACCCCATGTAGACGCCATTCTGGTTCCCGCACCCGGCACACCACGGCCGAAGCGCCCAGCTTATCATGGTTAGAGCATCTTCAATaaatgatgtatattttggtgctcCAAACCGGTGATGTAAAAATTTGAAGCACCAAAAAGTGCTTTTTATATCTCCGAAAAAAGCTCAACTCCAACAGATGGTTCAAAATGGAGATGTAAATAAAAGAGCAATtccaacagatggtccaaaacAAAGATGTAAAACCGGCTGGCGGGCCGTGGGGCTGCTGTTCAGCCACTGTACAACCGCACATATTGCAAAAACATCTAAAAACAACATAAATTTTTTACACATGTCCACAATATCAAATTATTACAGAGTTCTTCAAatccatgagatgaaatgcaacacAAATACAACATAATTGTGCACAATACGACATAGTTTTTCACAAACAAATAATGAATCTGTGCGGCTCTTTCGCCATGCCATTTCCAATGCTCTTCCATCAAATCTTTTTGGAATTGATCATGCACATCGGTGTCTCTAATCTCGTTGTACACCTTCATGAAATGTCTGATGCGCTGTTCTTTTCACATGGGGTTAACAGGAATGCCCATCAAGTGATAGAAGCTGTAATCTAAATATTTTTCACGTTCATTCTCAATGATTATATTATGCATAATCACGCAAGCAGTCATGATGTACCAAAGGATCCTTTGATCCCAGAATCTAGATGGTCCTTGCACAATAGCAAATTGAGGTTGCAAAATACCGAAAGCCCTCTCAACATCTTTTCTAGCGGCCGCTTGTGCATTGTGAAAGACGAGTTCTTTCTTACCTTCGGGTTTTGCAACCCGCTTGACAAATGTACTCCACCTTGGGTAGATCCCATATGCAAGATAGTACCCATAGTTGTATGTGCGGCCATTTGCTTCGAAAGTCACTGGTGGTGCTTCTCCATTTGCTAACTTGGCAAACAGAGGTGACCGGTCGAGCACGTTGATGTCGTTGCAAGATCTAGGCATCCCAAAATATGCATGTCAAATCCATGTTTCATGATCGGCAACTGCCTCAAGAATGATAGTGGCATCCTTCTCACGGCCCTTGAATTGTCCATGCCATGCttttgggcagttcttccatttccaatgcatgcaatccATAGACCCGAGCATACCTGGAAACCCTCAAGAtttgttcatctccaaaagcctCTAAGTGTCCTAAGCATTGGGTGCTTTGAAGTACTATGGACCAAACACTTCTAACATAGTCACTTCAAATATCTTGACATAGAAGATAGAAGTGCTCTCTGCCATCGCCAAGTTGTCATCAATGTAATCTGCCGGAACACCATATGCCATCACACACAAAGCGGCAGCGACCTTCTATTCAATGCTATGGCCAAGCAACCCGGCATAGTTCCTTCTCTGCTCGAAGGCTGGATTGTGCTGCTTCACGGAATTGCAAATGTGGATGAAAAAGTCTTTTGACATTTTGAAACGGCGTCGAAAGTAATTCTCCGGGAAAACAGGTGGTGATCCAAAGTAGTTGCATCAACCATTTGTGTGCATCAATACGTTCTCTCCGAATGAACGCACGACCATAGACGGAACCACCGTGCTTTGGCTTCTTTCCCTTGTGCATGGCCACTAGCATAGCAATGTCCTCTTTTTCATGCAAATCAAATTCCTTGTCCGACGATGAATTGACCATGAATGAGGAGTCAACCGAGCTCATCTACAATGCAGACAACCACCGTCAAACATACTATCCAATCCCAATTTAAATCATCAAGTTTCATCTTTTTTTACCTTGGGGAATTCCGTCGAACACATTGTGCACGGGGTGGAAGAAGATGGTCGACAGTTGGATTGGTCGCTGTTGCGGACGACGGCGTAGAGGAGAAGGGTGCACGGCGGCCGGCGGAGAGGAGCTATATGGGCTACTGGACCGCCGGAGTCGGCGAATCCAGCCGCGGCTACTTCCCAAAACGGTGGCGCTGGGGAGGCTGCGAGATGCCCTCTGGCGGGGGAGGCGATGCGTGCTAGGGCGGCGGCAGCGAATTGGGGCGGTTGCGGCGACAACGACTTGGGCGGTGCCGGCGGTGATTTTCGGCGACTGGTGCTCGGTCGCGGCGGGCGGTCGCGAGGCAGAGGGCAAATGAACTGGCGATTGGTCGTTTGGCGGGCGGCCGCGGGTTTTACATCAGTTGTATCTGGTGATGTAAATTTGCATCACTTTCGATTTTACATCTCCGGGAGGCGGTGATGTATTTCTTTTACATATGAACCATCTGTTGGAGCAGCGTTTTTTCTCACGAAGATCCAAAGTTAGGTATTTTTATATATGGACTgtctattgaagatgctcttagtTTTTTTTGAGGGAACGGAGATGCTCTTAGGTTTTTTTTAGACAACCTCGCGAAGCTTTTTATTAACCCGTCACAATATTTACAGGGACGAAAAAAAGATCTTCAGGAtgacctaaccaaacatggcggccaccCCCGAGAGATAAGGCATGCTTCGCTAAGTTGTGAGCCTCAAAGtttgagctcctaaattcatgaacTATTTTACAAAGTTGAAAACTAGAAGAATGTTCTATGATTTCATGTATGACCGCACCATATTCAGCCGAAGTCCCGCTCTGTACGTCTTCCACCACCGTCTTGCAATCGGAAGCCACGTGAATGCTTTGGACATACAAATCATTCGCCGGCGCTAGAGCTTCCCTAATGGCCAAGGATTCAAGTGTTTGAGGATTATTGATATGTCGGTACACTATGGCCGAAGCTCCAAGAAACAGGCCGGTTTGGTCTCTGCATATAGCACCAACCGCGCCATACCTTCCTCCTCTCGAGACCGCTGCATCCACGTTCACTTTGACACACCCCTGGACCGGAGGCAACCATCGAGTTGGTCTTGGCGCTGAAATAGTAATTGGCCTTGGATCCCTCCTGTTGATCTGTTGTAATTCTGCCATATAACTCAGTATGAAGCCGTTTGTAGCGTAGGGAGACTGAAAAATGTCTTCGTAGATCGCCTTTCTCCTGGCACTCCAAATCGCCCATGCTATCACCACCAGGCGGTTAAACTCTTCAGCCTCCAACACTTCATGTAGAGCAAAAAGCCATTGCTTTGGATTCTCATGTTGGCAACTGATCACCTTTTCAGCAAACTCAACAGGAGCTAAGGCCCAGATACTCCTCGACATTGAGCAATTGAGCAGCGCGTGTCTCCATGTATCTGTGGCTCCGCATAAGTGGCATGTATCTTTATCAGCCATATGGCGATGGTGAAGGACCTCACCTGTGGGCATCGACTGCCTGGCTAGTCGCCAAACAAACATTCTCAACTTCGAAGGTACTTGTATATGCCATATTGCACTCCACTGCTTACTCTCTTGGGTATTTGACGTACCTTCTTCCTCATGTAGCCAACCTTCCCTGCTAAGCTTCGTTCTCAGTATCATATGATAGGCAGAACGTAGTGTGAAAAGACCCCGTTTCTCTTCATGCCATGCCCAGAAGTCCGTTATATTCCTCGTGCACAACGGTATCTTGAGGATCTCTTCTGCGTCAAAAGGACTGAAAATAGATCGTATCGCGTCTTCCTTCCATTGAGCCGACGTAGCATCAATCAGGTCCGATTTCTGGCGGATTAGGGGTAAGTGATGTAATCGGCCTTTTGAAGTTATCTCGAGGAATTCAATTATGTTGCCATATACTTGTCGAAGCCCCATTACCAATTCTTCGGATCACTCCTTGTGCTACAATGTCCCTTCCATCCAACACCGCAACATTGATTTTGAAGCATGGCCGTGTTGGGCCTGGTAGAACTGGACCAGTTTCGAACCCAAACCCAAACCCAAGTCTCATGGAGCGGGTCAACGGCCGCCACATAAACCCCTGCTTCTCCCCTGTCTCTCTCCCGACACTCTCCGctctcctcttcctcttgtccccctcctcctccgccggaACTAGGGTTTTAGCGGTCCTCGCGCCGTCGCCCTCGGGAGCCATCAGCCATGGACGACTCGGCCCAGCTGCAGCGGTTCATCGAGGTGAGAACTCCCTCTGCGCAGCATCCTCTCGATCGATTTCGAGATTTCTCGAGCCCCGCCCGAAGCACGCGCCGTCGGCCGCCGCTGGCCTTCGGATTTCCGAGCCCCGCGCGCTCCACTTCGCGGCGCACCTAGGCGTGGCCGCGGGCGGGGGGTCGCCGTGCTCGTGCTCGTTCCAGGCGTCGCGTGGTGGTAGATTTTTTGTTTTCTATGAAGCGGGCCGGTTTCGGCTGTTTGCCGGATCCGTCTGTTGGTAGGTACTACAGGCTCAGGCTATGCTCGCTGGGTGGTAGAGGTGGGGGACTTGGGGCGCTGATTTTGTGGGTGACTGGAGCGGGTGAGCAGCGGTGGTACGGTCCACACTGCCTGTTCTTACATGTTAGTAGTGCCTGTTAACTTTGGTTTCAGAGCGCCTCATGTCTGCTTTTGCGTCGTGCGACTGGTGGTAGCAGCTCTGAGTGATTCCATTCATCAGCATTAGCTGCCACCTTCTGTCTCTATTGCGCAATGGGCGTAACCTTGAGGATTCCCTACATCAACTTAAGCTATCAGGCCATTTTCCTTGCAAGCATTTGCCTTGTGATCCAGTCACTGGCATTTCTTGTTTCAAACCTGTTGCCTGTGAGCGGTTGTGGTTGTGATGTGTAGCAGTTTCTAGATAGATGCAGGCCTATGAGTTTTGGCCCAGCCGATGTTGTAGGTTCTCCAATTAATAACTTTACTAAACTAATGAATCTCCTTCTTTAGTTTTAGCTTGCAGGTAGTATTGGCCCTGAGGTCCATACCAACGTAACTTGTAAGGATTATTTAGTGGCATCTTTACGAGATGCCGTTCACGGTTCAGCAGGTGCACATACGTGTTGAACCACCTGCAGGATGGGTTCTACTATGATATGTATACATGGGTGTGAGCGTCATCCTTCAGAACGCCATAATGTTGTGCTCTGTTTGCAAGTGTATGTCGTGTTAATTTGTGCCTTTAGGGGCGGATATGGATAGTCAGTGACACAGTTTGCTGTTTGTATTTGTAGACAAAGTAGAGatgttatcatcggtatgttatgtTCTGGTGTCAGATTCATCCTATCTTTCTTGAAAATTGTAAGGCATAACTTAACTTGCGTTTACCTTGTGCTACTTATTTGGTTCCAGGGTGGATCATATTTGAGTGTTGCCCCTGACCATTACCCATCTGTTACCAGGGTGATCCATTAGTTGACACGGACAGCTTGTCCATTGCCTGATACTGTGCTCCAACTTGCAAGTCTTAACCCAAATTCTGTATTTATATACGCAGCAAGAGAAGGAGAAGATGATGGTGAGCGAGATGATCGGCAAGGTGACGAGCGAGTGCTGGGACAAGTGCATCACAGGCGCTCCCGGGAGCAAGCTGAGCTCCGGCGAGACCAGCTGCCTGAGCAACTGCGCGAAGAGGTTCATCGACATGAGCGAGATCATCGCGAAACGTTTCGGTGTGCACTAGAACAAGGCCGCCACATGCACGTGTGCAGTTGCTTCCTGGCCTTTTGAGCTATGTGTCCTTCGGTGTGAGCGGATTTTGGTGTGGCGTTGAAAGATGCATAGGTATGTTCAGTGGGGGTTTAACTGAGCACCGAAGTATGCCTGTCATTGTCGTCATCCTTGTAGTAATTCTCGCACTCTGGGTTGAACTTTTGACCGCGCTTCCAGGAGCAAGCAAGAAGCTTGGCCTGTTTTAACACGCCAAGATTGTGTTCCTTTTCGTTTGGTCCTCCTGGCTATTTCGGTCCGTCTGCCCAACCTGTTTATTTATCCAGAGAAGATTTGCTGGAGACCTGTTCATCTGATTTCTGGGCCAACATTTGTTGTTGGTCCGCAACAACCGCGCAATCATTCATAACGAATTCTGGGATCCATTGCATCTCTCGATTAATTAATCTCTCATGGTGAGTACCCATGACTGGCTCGTGAAGTTGGAGTAGTACGAAAGTCTCTTGGAGAGACGTAGGATATTTCAGAGGGTAGTACGCGAACAAGCAATCACCAAGTCTTCTTAGCTGTGAGTTAAGGGTACATGTACGAGGGAGTACATATCAACAACCAACCAGATTTGGCACCTTTTTTTATAAAGATAAAGGTGGCGTCGACCGACGATCTCGATCTCGATCATGAGCAGCGGAAGGACGACGCTGGACCAGCAGCGGTGCGGTGCAGGACAGCAAGCGGGCGTGTCGTGTCGCCCACGACGGAATGTATGTATGCACAGGTCAGTGTGCTGGGAATGAAATGGCACTCGTGGAAAAGTAAATCCTGCTGGGAGAACCAACGAACGAACGAGCTCATCGCCTCGACAGCTTCTTGTTGAAAAGGGGAAATGGGACCAAGTTGGTGCGTGCATGAGCAGCGAGCGTACGTATGCCAACTTCTTCCTTGAAACTGAAAGAAAAGTAGATGTTGCCTATGCGTTTCGGCGCCTTTTTTATTGGCGAGATGAGATGGCAAGGTTGGCGTCTTCTTTCCCGTGGAATTGGTTTGGATGAACCCGCGACGCCTCGGAAGGCACGCAACGACGCTTTCACGTGCCTCGCCTGGTCTTGTTCACCCCGGCGGCTTTTCTTTACGCTTTTGATTCCGTGGGAGTACCATCTTTCATGAGCATGGAATTTTAGAGACGGGTGAATGCAGCCCCAAGTACTCCCTTCGTTTCGAATTAAATTATTTTTTGCGTAAGCTTGATCATCAGGTCTAGAGAAATACATCGATCTCTACTTAATTTCATTAGATTTTAAACTTCTATGGTTTAAGAGTCATGGTCAATTTAGTGTGTGGAGGAAAAAACCGACATGTGTAATCTAAACCAATGtgaaaagacccaaaggggcagatctaattaatctcggccatcaaatcatgtcaatccaacgacctaaatTGCTCTGATGTGAGCGTTCAACATGTTTAGCATGCAATTACTATCATTATCAAATATCAACGTCGGTGCTAGTCACATACAGTAATTAACGTGTAACTGATATTCTATCTACCTGATGTAAACATGCAACTAAAATGTAACTAATATCATAACTAATGTAAATGTGCAATTAATTTCCTCCTTAATATTAATGTGCATTGTATGTATGCATTTACTAGTTGATGCAAGTGCCACGTAGGGAAATAAATTTTACGGCGAGTGTCAAATAGATTCTTTTTTCAGGGCCAAATAAGAAAATCTCTCAGAAAGTTTTTTTTCTAGAGAAAACGCTCAAGCCGAGCTCGAGAAAAGGCTCGGGTCTAGCTCAACTCCATATTAACAAACCATCAACTGGCGATGATTACAACAAATAACACCTTACAAATAGTAGAAAATTGAAAGGACTACGGAGATGCAACCCCATCCGGCGATacaaggtgaagaaggaaaagtaTTGACTACAAAATTAGAAGCACATGCTACATCATTGAACTCCTGACCATCAGTGCATTCGGATCAGAGCGAGATGAATCATGGGGGAAATTAAGCCGCCAAATAACGGTCCAACTATTGCTGGCACCCACTTGACGAGACGGGTGATGGTGCCATCTGCCTCCACCATCAAGAAGGCCACTGTCTTCTCACCCTAGACTAGAGGGCATCGCACCGTCGGCTAggtagagaagcctcccccaagagcACACATGGACACACCACAATGTGCCAATAGCGCGCAACATCAAGCACAACCACCTTACTACAAAGAGAACCCAAGGAGAATCGCCCACACTCACAATACAAAGCACACGATGGGCGTAACAATAGAGCGAGATCGCCATCGAAGACATGGCTTTGAAGACTTGAGAAACAGAACCATGGAGCCACGCAGGAACTCACCAAGACCGTCGGCTCTCAACACCACTAACACATCGTAGTCGCCACCCACACAATTGAGCGATCCTCTCAGAAAGTACAATGTCCTTTCTAACCAAACCATAATTCTGAGCAGTTGAGCGATTTCCTGCCCACCGCCATTACTACCTACTTTGTCAGCGATAACACTCGCTGGTCCTTCCTCATTTCCTTCCCACACACTCCCTTCCTACCACATGCTGGCCCCATAACACTGTCTTGACTATGTCACAAACGTATCCACTACCGTCCACCACCATATCCCAACCTTCCCTACCAACCCACGATCTACGTTTTGTCAATATCACTTATCAGCAAGGCAATGCCACCCCCGAGTATTCTCACTGAGCTCAGGAGCTCTGGTATATCATAAGCCCATTATCGGAGCTAGGCAANNNNNNNNNNNNNNNNNNNNNNNNNNNNNNNNNNNNNNNNNNNNNNNNNNNNNNNNNNNNNNNNNNNNNNNNNNNNNNN
Above is a window of Triticum dicoccoides isolate Atlit2015 ecotype Zavitan chromosome 5B, WEW_v2.0, whole genome shotgun sequence DNA encoding:
- the LOC119309838 gene encoding mitochondrial import inner membrane translocase subunit TIM8-like, which encodes MYLWLRISGMYLYQPYGDGEGPHLWASTAWLVAKQTFSTSKRSSRRRPREPSAMDDSAQLQRFIEQEKEKMMVSEMIGKVTSECWDKCITGAPGSKLSSGETSCLSNCAKRFIDMSEIIAKRFGVH